The following proteins are encoded in a genomic region of Drosophila miranda strain MSH22 chromosome 4, D.miranda_PacBio2.1, whole genome shotgun sequence:
- the LOC108161776 gene encoding tyrosine-protein kinase Btk29A isoform X2 yields MIPCVSLAETSVIGNMKERVKEMKVFGCRLNFWNHIGHSLTSSKAKEGNGSSPAQNSTRSISPNSSTTNSQFSLQHNSSGSLSGVGVGNGNGVVVGGGGGGGGSIGLGVGGGGGSCTPTSLQPQSSLTTFKQSPTLLNGNGTLLDANMPGGIPTPGTPNSKAKDNSHFVKLVVALYPFKAIEGGDLSLEKNAEYEVIDDSQEHWWKVKDTVGNVGYIPSNYVKPKALLGLERYEWYVGDMSRQRAESLLKQGDKEGCFVVRKSSTKGLYTLSLHTKVPQSHVKHYHIKQNARCEYYLSEKHCCETIPDLINYHRHNSGGLACRLKSSPCDRPVPPTAGLSHDKWEIHPMELMLMEELGSGQFGVVRRGKWRGSIDTAVKMMKEGTMSEDDFIEEAKVMTKLQHPNLVQLYGVCSKHRPIYIVTEYMKHGSLLNYLRRHEKTLIGNMGLLLDMCIQVSKGMTYLERHNYIHRDLAARNCLVGSENVVKVADFGLARYVLDDQYTSSGGTKFPIKWAPPEVLNYTRFSSKSDVWAYGVLMWEIFTCGKMPYGRLKNTEVVERVQRGIILEKPKSCAKEIYDVMKLCWSHGPEERPAFRVLMDQLALVAQTLTD; encoded by the exons ATGATTCCCTGCGTGAGTCTGGCCGAAACGAGCGTGATTGGCAACATGAAGGAGCGCGTCAAGGAAATGAAGGTGTTCGGGTGCCGCCTCAACTTTTGGAATCACATCGGTCACAGTCTGACCAGTTCCAAGGCCAAAGAAG GCAACGGCAGTTCTCCAGCCCAGAATTCAACGCGCAGCATCAGTCCGAATAGTTCCACGACCAACAGTCAATTCAGTTTGCAGCACAACAGCTCCGGGAGCCTCTCGGGCGTCGGTGtgggcaacggcaacggcgtCGTCGTCggcggcggaggaggaggcggtggCAGCATTGGCCTGGGAGTAGGCGGAGGAGGCGGCAGTTGCACGCCCACATCGCTGCAGCCACAG TCCTCGCTGACAACTTTCAAGCAATCGCCAACTTTACTGAACGGCAACGGAACTCTATTGGATGCCAATATGCCTGGGGGTATACCAACGCCTGGAACTCCAAATTCCAAAGCCAAG GACAATTCACATTTTGTCAAATTGGTGGTGGCCCTGTATCCCTTCAAGGCCATCGAGGGTGGAGATTTATCTCTAGAAAAG AATGCCGAGTACGAGGTCATTGATGATTCACAAGAGCACTGGTGGAAGGTCAAGGATACTGTAGGAAATGTCGGCTATATACCCAGCAACTATGTCAAACCCAAGGCTCTGTTGGGCCTCGAACGCTACGA ATGGTATGTGGGCGACATGTCACGACAACGTGCCGAATCTCTATTGAAACAGGGCGACAAGGAGGGCTGCTTTGTGGTGCGCAAGTCATCGACCAAGGGTCTCTACACACTATCGCTGCATACCAAAGT TCCACAATCCCATGTAAAGCACTATCACATCAAACAGAATGCCCGCTGCGAGTATTATCTGAGCGAGAAGCACTGCTGCGAGACCATACCGGATTTGATCAACTATCATCGCCACAATTCTGGTGGCTTGGCCTGCCGCTTGAAGTCCTCGCCCTGCGATCGTCCAGTGCCACCGACAGCGGGACTATCCCACGACAAATGGGAGATCCATCCGATGGAACTGATGCTCATGGAGGAGCTGGGATCGGGACAGTTTGGGGTGGTGCGACGTGGCAAATGGCGTGGCTCGATAGACACCGCCGTCAAGATGATGAAGGAGGGCACCATGTCCGAGGATGATTTCATCGAAGAGGCCAAGGTCATGACTAAGCTGCAGCACCCGAATCTGGTGCAGCTGTACGGCGTCTGCTCGAAGCATCGACCCATCTACATTGTCACCGAGTACATGAAGCACGGCTCGCTGTTGAACTACTTGCGGCGGCACGAGAAGACCCTCATTGGCAATATGGGCCTGCTGCTCGACATGTGCATACAGGTCAGCAAGGGCATGACCTATCTGGAGCGCCACAACTACATCCATCGCGATCTGGCGGCGCGCAATTGTCTCGTGGGCTCCGAGAATGTCGTGAAAGTGGCAGACTTTGGCCTGGCCCGCTATGTGCTCGATGACCAGTACACCAGCTCTGGCGGCACCAAGTTTCCCATCAAATGGGCACCGCCCGAGGTCCTCAACTACACGCGATTCTCGTCGAAAAGTGATGTGTGGGCTTATG GTGTTTTAATGTGGGAGATATTCACCTGTGGCAAGATGCCCTATGGCCGTCTAAAGAACACTGAGGTTGTGGAGCGTGTGCAACGCGGAATTATCCTAGAGAAACCAAAGTCGTGTGCCAAGGAGATCTATGAT GTCATGAAGTTGTGCTGGTCACATGGTCCCGAAGAGCGTCCTGCGTTCCGTGTGCTCATGGATCAGCTGGCTCTTGTGGCCCAGACGCTAACCGACTAA
- the LOC108161776 gene encoding tyrosine-protein kinase Btk29A isoform X3, whose product MMLLSALKLGNGSSPAQNSTRSISPNSSTTNSQFSLQHNSSGSLSGVGVGNGNGVVVGGGGGGGGSIGLGVGGGGGSCTPTSLQPQSSLTTFKQSPTLLNGNGTLLDANMPGGIPTPGTPNSKAKDNSHFVKLVVALYPFKAIEGGDLSLEKNAEYEVIDDSQEHWWKVKDTVGNVGYIPSNYVKPKALLGLERYEWYVGDMSRQRAESLLKQGDKEGCFVVRKSSTKGLYTLSLHTKVPQSHVKHYHIKQNARCEYYLSEKHCCETIPDLINYHRHNSGGLACRLKSSPCDRPVPPTAGLSHDKWEIHPMELMLMEELGSGQFGVVRRGKWRGSIDTAVKMMKEGTMSEDDFIEEAKVMTKLQHPNLVQLYGVCSKHRPIYIVTEYMKHGSLLNYLRRHEKTLIGNMGLLLDMCIQVSKGMTYLERHNYIHRDLAARNCLVGSENVVKVADFGLARYVLDDQYTSSGGTKFPIKWAPPEVLNYTRFSSKSDVWAYGVLMWEIFTCGKMPYGRLKNTEVVERVQRGIILEKPKSCAKEIYDVMKLCWSHGPEERPAFRVLMDQLALVAQTLTD is encoded by the exons ATGATGCTTTTATCGGCATTGAAGCTGG GCAACGGCAGTTCTCCAGCCCAGAATTCAACGCGCAGCATCAGTCCGAATAGTTCCACGACCAACAGTCAATTCAGTTTGCAGCACAACAGCTCCGGGAGCCTCTCGGGCGTCGGTGtgggcaacggcaacggcgtCGTCGTCggcggcggaggaggaggcggtggCAGCATTGGCCTGGGAGTAGGCGGAGGAGGCGGCAGTTGCACGCCCACATCGCTGCAGCCACAG TCCTCGCTGACAACTTTCAAGCAATCGCCAACTTTACTGAACGGCAACGGAACTCTATTGGATGCCAATATGCCTGGGGGTATACCAACGCCTGGAACTCCAAATTCCAAAGCCAAG GACAATTCACATTTTGTCAAATTGGTGGTGGCCCTGTATCCCTTCAAGGCCATCGAGGGTGGAGATTTATCTCTAGAAAAG AATGCCGAGTACGAGGTCATTGATGATTCACAAGAGCACTGGTGGAAGGTCAAGGATACTGTAGGAAATGTCGGCTATATACCCAGCAACTATGTCAAACCCAAGGCTCTGTTGGGCCTCGAACGCTACGA ATGGTATGTGGGCGACATGTCACGACAACGTGCCGAATCTCTATTGAAACAGGGCGACAAGGAGGGCTGCTTTGTGGTGCGCAAGTCATCGACCAAGGGTCTCTACACACTATCGCTGCATACCAAAGT TCCACAATCCCATGTAAAGCACTATCACATCAAACAGAATGCCCGCTGCGAGTATTATCTGAGCGAGAAGCACTGCTGCGAGACCATACCGGATTTGATCAACTATCATCGCCACAATTCTGGTGGCTTGGCCTGCCGCTTGAAGTCCTCGCCCTGCGATCGTCCAGTGCCACCGACAGCGGGACTATCCCACGACAAATGGGAGATCCATCCGATGGAACTGATGCTCATGGAGGAGCTGGGATCGGGACAGTTTGGGGTGGTGCGACGTGGCAAATGGCGTGGCTCGATAGACACCGCCGTCAAGATGATGAAGGAGGGCACCATGTCCGAGGATGATTTCATCGAAGAGGCCAAGGTCATGACTAAGCTGCAGCACCCGAATCTGGTGCAGCTGTACGGCGTCTGCTCGAAGCATCGACCCATCTACATTGTCACCGAGTACATGAAGCACGGCTCGCTGTTGAACTACTTGCGGCGGCACGAGAAGACCCTCATTGGCAATATGGGCCTGCTGCTCGACATGTGCATACAGGTCAGCAAGGGCATGACCTATCTGGAGCGCCACAACTACATCCATCGCGATCTGGCGGCGCGCAATTGTCTCGTGGGCTCCGAGAATGTCGTGAAAGTGGCAGACTTTGGCCTGGCCCGCTATGTGCTCGATGACCAGTACACCAGCTCTGGCGGCACCAAGTTTCCCATCAAATGGGCACCGCCCGAGGTCCTCAACTACACGCGATTCTCGTCGAAAAGTGATGTGTGGGCTTATG GTGTTTTAATGTGGGAGATATTCACCTGTGGCAAGATGCCCTATGGCCGTCTAAAGAACACTGAGGTTGTGGAGCGTGTGCAACGCGGAATTATCCTAGAGAAACCAAAGTCGTGTGCCAAGGAGATCTATGAT GTCATGAAGTTGTGCTGGTCACATGGTCCCGAAGAGCGTCCTGCGTTCCGTGTGCTCATGGATCAGCTGGCTCTTGTGGCCCAGACGCTAACCGACTAA